In a genomic window of Pseudomonas oryzihabitans:
- a CDS encoding ferritin-like domain-containing protein: MTASKKDNLIDWLRDAHGMEEQAEKMLSAQSARLEHYPQLRQRIEQHIKETQEQRQVIEGCLSRLGSSPSTLKDMGGKLMALGQAIGGAPMSDEVIKGAISGYVFENIEIATYTVIIAAAADIGDSETQQACERILEQEKAMAAWLLNDLPATTRAFLERSADPDLTAKR, encoded by the coding sequence ATGACCGCTTCCAAGAAAGACAACCTCATCGATTGGCTTCGCGATGCCCATGGCATGGAAGAACAGGCCGAGAAGATGCTCTCCGCGCAGTCCGCACGCCTCGAACATTACCCGCAGCTGCGCCAGCGCATCGAGCAGCACATCAAGGAAACCCAGGAACAGCGCCAGGTGATCGAAGGTTGCCTGAGCCGCCTGGGCAGCAGTCCGTCCACCCTGAAGGACATGGGTGGCAAGTTGATGGCGCTGGGCCAAGCCATCGGTGGCGCACCGATGAGCGATGAAGTCATCAAGGGCGCCATCAGTGGCTATGTCTTCGAGAACATCGAGATCGCCACCTACACCGTGATCATCGCCGCCGCCGCCGATATCGGCGACAGCGAAACGCAGCAGGCCTGCGAACGCATCCTCGAACAGGAGAAGGCCATGGCGGCCTGGTTGCTCAACGACCTGCCCGCCACCACTCGAGCCTTCCTGGAACGCTCCGCGGACCCGGACCTGACCGCGAAGCGCTGA
- a CDS encoding manganese catalase family protein produces MFVHNKRLQYTVRVSEPNPGLANLMLEQFGGPQGELAAAMRYFTQAIAELDPGRKDMLFDIATEELSHLEIIGSLIAMLNKGAKGDLAEKTQQEADMYRSLTGAGNDSHVTQVLYGGGPALVNSAGVPWTAAYIDTIGEPTIDLRSNIAAEARAKIVYERLINVTDDPGIQDTLSFLMTREIAHQKSFENALHSIQPNFPQGKIPPRPEFASVYYNMSQGEGDLRGPWNQGQDWEYVEQPAPAVDGGDGLPAVTLPPLQAKAVEQLATRTMSDPSAAPVTGADLGAGLAKKLDKNRLEE; encoded by the coding sequence ATGTTCGTCCATAACAAGCGACTGCAATACACCGTGCGCGTGTCCGAACCCAATCCTGGTCTCGCCAACCTGATGCTGGAACAATTCGGCGGGCCCCAAGGCGAACTCGCCGCCGCCATGCGCTACTTCACCCAGGCGATAGCCGAGCTCGACCCGGGTCGCAAGGACATGCTGTTCGACATCGCCACCGAAGAACTCAGCCACCTGGAAATCATCGGCTCGCTGATCGCCATGCTGAACAAGGGCGCCAAGGGCGACCTGGCGGAAAAGACCCAGCAGGAAGCGGACATGTATCGCTCCCTGACCGGAGCGGGCAATGATTCCCATGTCACCCAGGTTCTCTATGGCGGTGGTCCCGCCCTGGTCAATTCGGCGGGGGTGCCCTGGACCGCGGCCTACATCGATACCATCGGCGAACCCACCATCGATCTCAGATCCAATATCGCCGCCGAAGCCCGCGCCAAGATCGTCTATGAGCGCCTGATCAACGTCACCGATGACCCGGGCATCCAGGACACCCTGAGCTTCCTGATGACCCGTGAGATCGCCCACCAGAAATCCTTCGAGAACGCGCTGCATTCGATCCAGCCCAACTTCCCCCAGGGCAAGATCCCGCCGCGTCCGGAGTTCGCCAGCGTCTACTACAACATGTCGCAAGGCGAAGGCGATCTGCGTGGCCCCTGGAACCAGGGCCAGGACTGGGAATATGTCGAGCAACCCGCCCCGGCAGTGGACGGCGGCGATGGTCTGCCGGCGGTCACGCTACCGCCGCTGCAGGCCAAGGCAGTGGAACAACTCGCCACCCGTACCATGTCGGACCCGAGCGCGGCTCCGGTCACAGGCGCCGATCTGGGTGCCGGTCTGGCCAAGAAACTCGACAAGAATCGTCTGGAAGAGTGA
- a CDS encoding glutathione S-transferase family protein, producing the protein MYQVYGDRRSGNCYKVGLMLHLLGVEHRWHEVDILAGETQTAAFLAKNPNGKIPVLELEDGTCLWESNAILNFLAEGTAFLPSEPRLRTQVLQWQFFEQYSHEPYVAVARFIKLYQGMPVERREEYEGCLVRGYKALRVMEQQLQRTPFLVGEHYSIADIALYAYTHVAHEGGFVLDDFPAIRAWLARVAEQPGHVSIG; encoded by the coding sequence ATGTACCAAGTCTATGGAGATCGCCGTTCCGGCAATTGCTACAAGGTCGGCCTGATGCTGCACCTGCTGGGTGTGGAACATCGTTGGCACGAGGTCGATATCCTGGCGGGCGAGACCCAGACCGCGGCTTTCCTGGCGAAGAATCCGAACGGCAAGATCCCGGTGCTGGAGTTGGAAGACGGCACCTGCCTCTGGGAGTCGAATGCCATCCTCAATTTCCTGGCGGAGGGAACCGCCTTCCTGCCGAGCGAGCCGCGTTTGCGTACCCAGGTGCTGCAGTGGCAGTTCTTCGAGCAATACAGCCATGAGCCCTATGTGGCGGTGGCGCGCTTCATCAAGCTCTATCAGGGAATGCCGGTGGAGCGCCGGGAGGAATACGAGGGCTGCCTGGTGCGGGGCTACAAGGCCTTGCGGGTAATGGAGCAGCAGTTGCAGCGCACGCCCTTCCTGGTGGGTGAGCACTATTCCATTGCGGACATCGCGCTCTATGCCTATACCCACGTGGCCCATGAGGGCGGCTTCGTGCTGGATGACTTCCCGGCGATCCGCGCCTGGCTGGCGCGGGTGGCTGAACAGCCGGGGCATGTCAGCATCGGGTGA
- a CDS encoding PLP-dependent aminotransferase family protein, with amino-acid sequence MAFSERVTRLKSSLIRDILAAAQRPEVMSFAGGLPAERCLPEVDWSGLPASLGQYGMSEGEPALREAIAAQARAYGLECTAEQVLVTTGSQQALDLVAKLYLDVGTPVLLEGPTYLAALQSFQFFGADCLSVSLTPEGLDLDALRLSLQQHRPAFAYLIPTFQNPSGVRYSAANRAAVAALLDEFGVTLVEDEPYRELSYDGAPALPLCAQLRRSAWIHTGTLSKTLLPGLRVGYLIASPELLPPLRALKQAADLHTCRISQWQVLQWLGSERYRQHLDEVRAFYRERRDGFAVALTRHFGDLAEWQLPQGGLFFWLRLNTPLDTRTLLNAALAQDVAFMPGEPFFADPDSHHGLLRLNFSHVLPERLDTGLARLAAVIRSATPTDKEL; translated from the coding sequence ATGGCATTTTCCGAACGGGTGACCCGACTCAAGAGCAGTCTGATCCGCGACATCCTGGCCGCGGCGCAGCGGCCGGAGGTCATGTCTTTCGCCGGCGGTCTGCCGGCCGAGCGCTGCCTGCCGGAGGTGGACTGGAGCGGCCTGCCAGCGAGCCTGGGCCAGTACGGCATGAGCGAGGGCGAACCGGCCCTGCGCGAGGCCATCGCCGCCCAGGCACGTGCCTACGGTCTGGAATGCACGGCGGAGCAGGTGCTGGTGACCACCGGCTCACAGCAGGCGCTGGACCTGGTCGCCAAGCTGTATCTCGACGTCGGCACGCCGGTGCTGCTGGAAGGCCCCACCTACCTGGCCGCCCTGCAGAGCTTCCAGTTTTTCGGCGCGGACTGCCTGAGCGTCAGCCTGACCCCGGAAGGGCTGGACCTGGACGCCCTGCGACTCAGCCTGCAGCAGCACCGTCCGGCTTTCGCCTACCTGATTCCCACCTTCCAGAATCCCTCCGGGGTGCGCTACAGCGCCGCCAATCGTGCGGCCGTGGCCGCGCTGCTGGATGAGTTCGGTGTGACCCTGGTCGAGGACGAGCCCTATCGCGAACTGTCCTACGACGGCGCGCCGGCGCTGCCCCTGTGCGCCCAGCTGCGACGTAGCGCCTGGATCCATACCGGTACGCTGTCCAAGACCCTGCTGCCGGGGTTGCGCGTGGGCTATCTGATCGCCTCGCCCGAGTTGTTGCCGCCACTGCGCGCCCTCAAGCAGGCGGCCGATCTGCATACCTGCCGCATCAGCCAGTGGCAGGTGCTGCAATGGCTGGGTAGCGAACGTTATCGCCAGCACCTGGACGAGGTGCGCGCCTTCTACCGCGAGCGCCGCGATGGCTTCGCCGTCGCCCTGACGCGGCATTTCGGTGATCTCGCCGAATGGCAGTTACCCCAGGGCGGTCTGTTCTTCTGGCTGCGCCTGAACACGCCGCTGGATACCCGTACGTTACTGAACGCGGCCCTGGCGCAGGACGTGGCCTTCATGCCGGGCGAACCCTTCTTCGCCGATCCGGATAGTCATCACGGCCTGCTGCGGCTCAACTTCAGCCATGTGCTGCCCGAGCGTCTCGATACCGGCCTGGCACGCCTGGCCGCCGTGATCCGCTCTGCCACCCCCACCGACAAGGAGTTGTGA
- a CDS encoding MarR family winged helix-turn-helix transcriptional regulator, protein MLDLNQTANQREVMETFFFGYQAFTAKADDMLARRGLSRVHQRILFFIAREPGLSNKALLEVLNVTKQALNIPLRQLLEMQLVTMETDAADKRKRRLSLTRGGAALEQTLRREQMRLVQSALAVAGPQAAEGWLAFNQALSGRRDSEVVSQDS, encoded by the coding sequence ATGCTTGACCTAAATCAGACGGCGAATCAACGCGAGGTCATGGAAACCTTTTTCTTCGGTTACCAAGCCTTCACCGCCAAGGCGGACGACATGCTGGCCCGCCGTGGACTGAGCCGGGTCCACCAACGCATCCTGTTCTTCATCGCGCGGGAGCCGGGGCTGAGCAACAAAGCGCTGCTGGAGGTGCTCAATGTCACCAAGCAAGCCTTGAACATCCCACTGCGCCAATTGCTGGAGATGCAGCTGGTGACGATGGAGACCGACGCCGCGGACAAGCGCAAGCGGCGGCTGTCCTTGACCCGCGGTGGTGCCGCCCTGGAGCAGACGCTAAGACGCGAACAGATGCGCCTGGTGCAGAGCGCCCTCGCGGTCGCAGGTCCGCAGGCCGCCGAAGGCTGGCTGGCCTTCAATCAGGCCCTGAGCGGTCGGCGGGACAGCGAAGTGGTGAGCCAGGACAGTTGA
- a CDS encoding LysE family translocator, producing MTIELLTAFILFAFVSSATPGPNNMMLLASGVNFGFRRTLPHMFGISLGHMLLVICTGLGLGQLFVLYPPLQLVLRVIGGAYLLYLAWKLATAAAPSPRDSASGKPFGFFQAAAFQWVNPKAWVMALGAVTAYIPAENFTANLLLVALLFALINLPSVSLWTLFGMGLRRLLSSPARLRVFNWSMALLLVLSLYPILFGHH from the coding sequence ATGACCATAGAACTGCTCACCGCCTTCATACTCTTCGCCTTCGTTTCTTCCGCCACGCCCGGCCCCAACAACATGATGCTGTTGGCCTCGGGGGTGAACTTCGGCTTTCGTCGCACCCTGCCGCACATGTTCGGGATCAGCCTCGGCCACATGCTGCTGGTCATCTGTACCGGTCTCGGCCTGGGTCAGCTGTTCGTGCTCTATCCACCGCTGCAGCTCGTCCTGCGGGTGATCGGTGGCGCCTATTTGCTCTACCTCGCCTGGAAACTGGCCACCGCCGCCGCGCCTTCGCCGCGTGACAGCGCCAGCGGCAAGCCCTTCGGCTTCTTCCAGGCCGCCGCCTTCCAATGGGTGAATCCCAAGGCCTGGGTGATGGCCCTCGGTGCGGTGACCGCCTATATTCCCGCGGAGAACTTCACCGCTAATCTGTTGCTGGTCGCGCTGCTGTTCGCCCTGATCAACCTGCCCAGCGTCAGTCTCTGGACGCTGTTCGGCATGGGGCTGCGGCGGCTGCTGAGCAGTCCGGCGCGGCTAAGGGTGTTCAACTGGAGCATGGCCCTGCTGCTGGTACTGTCGCTCTACCCCATTCTCTTCGGTCACCACTGA
- a CDS encoding benzoate/H(+) symporter BenE family transporter encodes MDAATRRLTPLADTSPAAVVAGFVAMLVGYTSSLVLMFQAGQNAGLSTGQISSWIWALSIGMALTTIGLSLKYRTPIVIAWSTPGAALLVTSLPSVPYSDAIGAFIISAALLALCGLTGSVDRLLRRVPPALAAALLAGILFRIGVEICIATQHQTALVLGMALAYLVAKRLLPRYCVLIALVFGLLLAALSGLLDFRQLRLELAVPVWTTPTFSLAATIGIAVPLFVVAMASQNMPGIAVLRSDGYSVPASPLIATTGLTSLLLAPFGSHGINLAAISAAICTGPQAHEDASKRYTAAVWCGLFYGIAGLFGATLAALFTALPSELVISVAALALLGSIMNGLHGALAEPSQREPALITFLVTASGLTLLGIGSAFWGLVAGVVASVILTARRR; translated from the coding sequence ATGGATGCTGCAACCCGCCGGCTGACCCCGCTGGCCGATACCTCTCCTGCCGCCGTGGTGGCAGGCTTCGTCGCCATGCTGGTGGGCTATACCAGTTCCCTGGTGCTGATGTTCCAGGCCGGTCAGAACGCCGGCCTCAGCACCGGGCAGATTTCTTCCTGGATCTGGGCGCTATCCATCGGCATGGCCTTGACCACCATAGGTCTCTCGCTGAAATACCGCACCCCCATCGTCATCGCCTGGTCTACGCCGGGCGCGGCGCTGCTGGTGACCAGCCTGCCCTCGGTGCCCTACAGCGACGCCATCGGCGCCTTCATCATCTCCGCCGCCCTGCTCGCCCTCTGCGGCCTCACCGGCAGCGTCGATCGCCTGCTGCGCCGGGTACCGCCGGCGCTGGCCGCGGCCCTGCTCGCGGGTATCCTGTTTCGTATCGGCGTCGAAATCTGCATCGCCACCCAACACCAGACCGCCCTGGTGCTGGGCATGGCCCTGGCCTACCTGGTGGCCAAGCGGCTATTGCCGCGCTATTGCGTGCTGATCGCCCTGGTCTTCGGGCTGCTGTTGGCCGCCCTGTCGGGACTGCTGGATTTCCGCCAGTTGCGGCTGGAGCTGGCCGTGCCGGTCTGGACCACCCCGACCTTCTCCCTGGCGGCCACCATCGGCATCGCCGTCCCCTTGTTCGTGGTGGCCATGGCCTCGCAGAACATGCCGGGCATCGCCGTCTTGCGCTCGGATGGCTACTCGGTACCGGCCTCTCCGCTGATCGCCACCACGGGGCTCACCTCCCTGCTGCTGGCACCCTTCGGCTCCCATGGCATCAACCTGGCGGCCATCAGTGCGGCGATCTGTACTGGTCCCCAGGCCCATGAAGACGCGAGCAAACGCTATACGGCGGCGGTCTGGTGCGGCCTCTTCTACGGCATCGCCGGGCTGTTCGGCGCCACCCTGGCCGCACTGTTCACCGCTCTGCCGAGCGAGCTGGTGATCTCGGTCGCCGCCCTGGCGCTATTGGGCTCGATCATGAACGGCCTGCATGGCGCCCTGGCCGAGCCCAGCCAGCGAGAACCGGCGCTGATTACCTTCCTGGTGACAGCGTCCGGGCTGACCCTGCTGGGTATCGGCTCCGCCTTCTGGGGGTTGGTGGCCGGTGTTGTGGCCAGCGTGATCCTGACCGCCCGCCGCCGTTAG
- a CDS encoding NADP-dependent oxidoreductase, translated as MSRTNRQFLLAKRPSGEPTAETFERVERPVGEPGAGQVLIKNLYLSLDPAMRGWMNEGKSYIKPIGLGEVIRALGVGEVIASNHPDFQPGDTVNGMLGIQDYYLGEPQGCYKVDPSKASLPQYLSVLGMTGLTAYFGLLDVGQPKAGETLVVSGAAGAVGSMVGQIGKLQACHVVGIAGGAEKCRYLIEELGFDAAIDYKAEPDLAAALRRECPNGIDIYFDNVGGPTLDAVLAQINFRARVVLCGAISQYNSDKVQGPQNYLALLSNRARMEGFIVLDHAARYAEGQQQLAIWLADGQLKSREHVVEGLDTFPQTLMKLFSGENFGKLVLKV; from the coding sequence ATGTCCCGTACCAATCGCCAGTTCCTGCTCGCCAAGCGCCCGTCCGGCGAACCCACCGCCGAGACCTTCGAGCGCGTCGAGCGGCCGGTCGGCGAGCCCGGCGCCGGCCAGGTGCTGATCAAGAACCTCTACCTGTCCCTCGACCCGGCCATGCGCGGCTGGATGAACGAAGGCAAGTCCTACATCAAGCCCATCGGCCTCGGTGAGGTCATCCGCGCTCTGGGCGTGGGCGAGGTGATCGCCTCCAACCATCCGGATTTCCAGCCGGGGGATACCGTCAACGGCATGCTCGGCATCCAGGACTACTACCTGGGCGAGCCCCAGGGTTGCTACAAGGTCGATCCGAGCAAGGCCAGCCTGCCGCAGTATCTTTCCGTACTGGGCATGACCGGCCTGACCGCCTACTTCGGCCTGCTCGACGTGGGCCAACCCAAGGCTGGCGAAACCCTGGTGGTATCGGGCGCGGCGGGTGCCGTGGGCAGCATGGTCGGCCAGATCGGCAAGCTGCAGGCCTGCCACGTGGTGGGTATCGCCGGTGGCGCGGAAAAATGCCGCTACCTGATCGAGGAGCTGGGCTTCGACGCCGCCATCGACTACAAGGCCGAACCTGACCTCGCGGCGGCCCTGCGCCGGGAATGCCCGAATGGCATCGATATCTACTTCGACAACGTTGGCGGTCCGACCCTGGACGCCGTCCTGGCGCAGATCAACTTCCGCGCCCGCGTGGTGCTCTGCGGCGCCATCAGCCAGTACAACAGCGACAAGGTCCAGGGGCCGCAGAACTACCTGGCCCTGCTCAGCAACCGCGCCCGTATGGAAGGCTTCATCGTGCTGGATCACGCCGCCCGCTACGCCGAAGGCCAGCAGCAATTGGCGATCTGGCTGGCGGACGGCCAGCTCAAGTCCCGCGAGCACGTAGTGGAAGGCCTGGATACCTTTCCCCAGACCCTGATGAAACTGTTCTCGGGAGAGAACTTCGGCAAGTTGGTACTCAAGGTCTAG